The Cucumis melo cultivar AY chromosome 5, USDA_Cmelo_AY_1.0, whole genome shotgun sequence genome has a segment encoding these proteins:
- the LOC103496290 gene encoding myosin-11 isoform X2 — MGTPVNIIVGSHVWIEDPEVAWLDGQVSKITGQEAEIQASNGKKVVAKLSKIYPKDMEAPAGGVDDMTKLSYLHEPGVLQNLKIRYELNEIYTYTGNILIAINPFQRLPHLYDGHMMQQYKGAPFGELSPHVFAVADVAYRAMINEGKSNSILVSGESGAGKTETTKMLMRYLAFLGGRAATEGRTVEQQVLESNPVLEAFGNAKTVRNNNSSRFGKFVEIQFDKHGRISGAAIRTYLLERSRVCQVSDPERNYHCFYLLCAAPQEEIEKYKLGNPRSFHYLNQSNCYELVDVSDAHDYLATRRAMDVVGISAKEQEAIFRVVAAILHLGNIEFTKGKEVDSSIPKDDKAKFHLKMTSELLMCDNAGLEDALCKRVMITPEEVIKRSLDPQSAAVSRDGLAKTIYSRLFDWLVDKINVSIGQDPNSKSLIGVLDIYGFESFKANSFEQFCINFTNEKLQQHFNQHVFKMEQEEYTKEEIDWSYIEFVDNQDVLDLIEKKPGGIVALLDEACMFPKSTHETFANKLYQTFKTHKRFIKPKLSRTDFTIAHYAGEVLYQSDQFLDKNKDYVVPEHQDLLGASKCSFVAGLFPPLKEESAKSSKFSSIGSRFKLQLQQLMETLNSTEPHYIRCVKPNNLLKPAIFENVNIMQQLRCGGVLEAIRISCAGYPTRRAFFEFINRFGILAQESLEGNYDEKTVCKKILEKQGLKGFQIGKTKVFLRAGQMAELDARRAEVLSNAAKTIQRRTRTHIARKQFIALRKATIYVQSRWRGKLACKLFKNLKREAAAVKIQKSARRFHARKAYKRLQASVLYVQTGLRAMAARNEFRFRKQTKAAIIIQARWRCHKAASYYKKLQRGSIVAQCRWRGKIARKELRKLKLAARETGALKEAKDKLEKKVEELTWRIQLEKRLRTDLEEAKAQEIGKLQNSLQELQTKVDETNSLLVKEREAAKKAVEEAPPVIQETQVLVEDTKKIDDLTAEVESLKTSLEAEKNRADESEKKCSEVEQSREEQRKKLEDTEKKAHQLQESLTRLEEKLSNLESENQVLRQQALSMAPNKILSGRSRSILQRGAESGHYGGEGRTPLDLHSPSINQRDSEVEDKPQKSLNDKQQENQDLLIRCIAQHLGFAGNRPIAACIIYKCLLQWRSFEVERTSVFDKIIQTIGHAIESQDNNDVLAYWLSNASTLLLLLQRTLKASGAAGMAPQRRRSSSATIFGRMTQSFRGAPQGVNLSLINGGTSGGVDTLRQVEAKYPALLFKQQLTAYVEKIYGMIRDNLKKEISPLLGLCIQAPRTSRASLVKGSSRSVANTEAQRALIAHWQGIVKSLGNFLNTLKANHVPPFLVRKVFIQIFSFINVQLFNSLLLRRECCSFSNGEYVKAGLSELEHWCYKATDEYAGSAWDELKHIRQAIGFLVIHQKPKKTLDEISHDLCPVLSIQQLYRISTMYWDDKYGTHSVSPDVISNMRVLMTEDSNHAISNSFLLDDDSSIPFSVDDLSKSMEQIDIGDIEPPPLIRENSGFSFLLPRTD; from the exons ATG GGTACTCCAGTTAACATTATTGTAGGTTCTCATGTCTGGATCGAAGATCCAGAAGTTGCTTGGCTCGATGGACAGGTGTCCAAGATTACAGGACAGGAAGCTGAGATCCAAGCCAGCAATGGAAAAAAA GTTGTTGcaaaattatccaaaatatACCCCAAAGATATGGAAGCTCCAGCTGGTGGCGTTGATGACATGACAAAGCTATCTTACTTGCATGAGCCTGGAGTtctacaaaatttaaaaatacgaTACGAACTCAATGAAATCTAT ACATACACTGGCAATATTCTTATTGCTATTAATCCATTCCAAAGATTGCCTCATCTTTATGATGGTCACATGATGCAACAATACAAAGGAGCGCCATTTGGAGAACTGAGTCCTCATGTTTTTGCTGTTGCTGATGTTGCATACAG GGCAATGATTAATGAGGGTAAAAGCAATTCAATTCTGGTCAGTGGTGAAAGTGGAGCAGGGAAGACTGAAACCACAAAAATGCTCATGAGGTACCTTGCATTTTTAGGTGGCCGGGCGGCCACTGAAGGACGAACAGTTGAGCAACAAGTGCTTGAG TCAAATCCAGTGCTCGAAGCTTTTGGAAATGCTAAAACCGTCAGAAATAACAATTCCAG TCGATTTGGTAAATTCGTTGAAATCCAGTTTGACAAGCATGGGAGAATCTCAGGAGCAGCTATCCGAACTTACCTCCTCGAGAGATCTCGTGTTTGCCAAGTTTCTGATCCTGAGCGCAACTATCATTGCTTTTATCTCCTTTGTGCTGCACCTCAGGAG GAAATTGAAAAATACAAGTTGGGAAATCCCAGGTCATTTCATTATCTAAATCAATCAAATTGCTATGAGCTGGTTGATGTAAGTGATGCTCATGACTATCTTGCAACTAGAAGAGCTATGGATGTTGTTGGAATAAGTGCGAAGGAGCAG GAAGCAATCTTTAGGGTTGTTGCTGCAATTCTTCATCTTGGAAACATTGAATTTACTAAGGGAAAAGAAGTTGATTCATCAATTCCAAAAGATGACAAGGCTAAGTTCCATCTTAAAATGACTTCAGAGCTTCTCAT GTGTGATAATGCTGGCCTTGAAGATGCATTATGTAAGCGTGTCATGATCACCCCTGAAGAAGTGATAAAACGTAGCTTGGATCCTCAAAGTGCAGCTGTTAGTCGTGATGGTTTGGCTAAAACTATATATTCTCGACTATTTGACTG GCTGGTTGATAAAATTAATGTCTCAATTGGACAAGATCCTAACTCAAAGTCCCTGATTGGGGTCCTTGATATCTATGGTTTTGAAAGCTTCAAAGCTAACAG TTTTGAGCAGTTCTGCATTAACTTCACAAACGAGAAGTTACAGCAACATTTCAATCAG CACGTTTTCAAAATGGAACAAGAAGAATATACAAAAGAAGAGATTGATTGGAGTTACATTGAGTTTGTCGACAACCAAGATGTGTTAGATCTTATTGAAAAg AAACCCGGTGGAATTGTGGCTCTCCTTGATGAAGCTTG CATGTTTCCAAAGTCAACACATGAGACATTTGCTAACAAACTCTATCAGACTTTCAAAACACATAAGCGGTTTATAAAGCCAAAACTTTCTCGAACAGATTTTACCATTGCTCATTATGCTGGAGAG GTTTTGTATCAATCTGATCAGTTTTTGGACAAAAACAAGGATTATGTAGTTCCTGAACATCAGGATTTGTTAGGTGCATCCAAATGTTCATTTGTTGCTGGTCTTTTCCCCCCTCTAAAAGAAGAATCTGCAAAATCTTCCAAGTTTTCTTCAATTGGATCTCGCTTTAAG CTACAACTACAACAGTTAATGGAGACACTAAATTCCACAGAACCTCACTACATCAGATGTGTGAAGCCAAACAACCTCTTGAAACCTGCCATATTTGAGAATGTCAACATTATGCAACAACTACGTTGTGGT GGTGTCTTAGAGGCAATCAGAATCAGCTGTGCTGGGTACCCTACTCGCCGTGCATTCTTTGAATTCATTAACCGATTTGGAATTTTAGCTCAAGAATCCTTAGAAGGAAA CTACGATGAAAAGACTGTTTGCAAAAAGATATTAGAAAAGCAGGGACTTAAAGGGTTTCAG ATAGGTAAGACAAAAGTATTCTTGAGGGCTGGTCAGATGGCTGAATTAGATGCTCGGAGAGCAGAGGTATTGAGTAATGCAGCAAAGACTATTCAACGGCGCACACGAACCCATATTGCTCGTAAACAGTTCATTGCATTACGAAAGGCAACCATATACGTGCAATCTAGATGGAGAG GAAAACTGGCATGCAAACTTTTCAAGAATTTGAAGAGAGAGGCAGCTGCTGTGAAAATTCAGAAAAGTGCTCGAAGATTTCATGCAAGAAAAGCCTACAAAAGACTACAGGCCTCAGTGCTTTATGTGCAAACTGGATTAAGGGCAATGGCAGCTAGGAATGAATTCAGATTTAGGAAGCAGACAAAGGCGGCAATTATCATTCAG GCTCGATGGCGTTGCCATAAAGCTGCGTCATACTATAAGAAACTTCAAAGAGGCTCAATAGTTGCACAATGTAGATGGAGGGGGAAAATTGCTAGAAAGGAACTTAGAAAACTCAAATTG GCTGCAAGGGAGACCGGTGCACTTAAAGAAGCAAAGGACAAGTTGGAAAAGAAAGTGGAGGAACTTACTTGGCGCATACAGTTAGAAAAACGCCTAAGG ACGGACCTGGAAGAGGCAAAAGCTCAGGAGATAGGAAAGTTACAAAATTCTTTGCAAGAACTGCAGACTAAAGTTGATGAAACTAACTCATTGCTCGTAAAGGAGCGAGAGGCTGCAAAGAAGGCTGTTGAAGAAGCACCTCCTGTTATTCAAGAAACCCAAGTTCTGGTTGAAGATACCAAGAAAATTGATGATTTGACAGCAGAAGTAGAAAGCTTAAAG ACCTCACTGGAGGCGGAGAAAAACAGAGCTGATGAATCTGAGAAAAAATGTAGTGAAGTAGAACAGTCTAGAGAAGAACAACGTAAAAAGTTAGAAGATACAGAGAAAAAAGCTCATCAGCTCCAGGAGTCATTGACCAG GCTAGAAGAGAAGCTTTCCAATTTGGAATCAGAGAATCAAGTTTTGCGCCAACAAGCTTTGTCTATGGCACCTAATAAAATCCTCTCAGGACGGTCTAGATCAATTCTTCAG AGAGGTGCTGAAAGTGGTCATTATGGAGGAGAAGGGAGGACACCTTTG GATCTACACAGCCCCTCTATTAACCAAAGGGATTCAGAAGTAGAGGATAAACCTCAAAAATCACTTAATGATAAACAGCAAGAGAATCAAGATTTGCTCATTAGATGTATTGCGCAGCACCTTGGCTTTGCAGGAAACAGGCCAATTGCTGCTTGTATCATCTACAAGTGTCTGCTTCAGTGGAGGTCGTTTGAAGTCGAACGCACCAGTGTGTTTGATAAGATAATTCAAACTATAGGCCATGCAATTGAG TCTCAGGATAACAATGATGTCTTGGCCTATTGGTTATCCAACGCTTCAACGCTTCTCTTACTGCTTCAACGTACATTGAAAGCAAGTGGTGCTGCTGGAATGGCTCCACAACGTCGAAGATCATCGTCAGCTACAATATTTGGGAGGATGACGCAA AGTTTCCGAGGAGCTCCACAAGGAGTCAATCTATCCTTAATCAATGGTGGAACAAGTGGTGGAGTGGACACTTTAAGGCAAGTTGAAGCGAAGTACCCTGCTTTGCTTTTCAAGCAGCAGCTGACAGCCTATGTAGAGAAAATTTATGGAATGATAAGAGATAATCTGAAGAAAGAAATTTCTCCATTGCTAGGATTGTGCATCCAG GCACCAAGAACATCAAGGGCAAGTTTGGTGAAGGGATCTTCTCGTTCTGTTGCCAACACCGAGGCCCAACGTGCCTTGATTGCTCACTGGCAAGGAATCGTGAAGAGCCTCGGAAACTTCTTAAACACCTTAAAAGCAAATCAT GTACCCCCATTTTTGGTTCGCAAAGTCTTCATacaaatattttctttcatCAACGTCCAACTGTTTAACAG TCTTCTATTACGACGAGAATGTTGTTCATTTAGCAATGGTGAATACGTCAAAGCTGGGCTGTCCGAATTAGAGCATTGGTGTTATAAAGCTACTGATGAG TATGCAGGTTCTGCTTGGGACGAGCTAAAGCATATTAGACAAGCGATCGGGTTTCTG GTTATTCATCAGAAGCCAAAGAAGACATTAGATGAAATAAGTCACGATCTGTGTCCG GTACTAAGTATACAGCAGCTGTATCGTATAAGTACGATGTACTGGGATGACAAATATGGCACCCATAGTGTTTCACCCGAT GTTATATCCAATATGAGAGTGTTAATGACCGAAGATTCAAACCATGCAATTAGCAATTCATTTCTATTGGACGACGATTCAAG CATTCCATTCTCAGTTGATGATTTATCAAAGTCTATGGAACAAATAGACATCGGAGATATCGAACCACCACCACTGATTCGGGAAAACTCGGGCTTTAGTTTCTTGTTACCACGAACAGACTAA
- the LOC103496290 gene encoding myosin-11 isoform X1 — MQGTPVNIIVGSHVWIEDPEVAWLDGQVSKITGQEAEIQASNGKKVVAKLSKIYPKDMEAPAGGVDDMTKLSYLHEPGVLQNLKIRYELNEIYTYTGNILIAINPFQRLPHLYDGHMMQQYKGAPFGELSPHVFAVADVAYRAMINEGKSNSILVSGESGAGKTETTKMLMRYLAFLGGRAATEGRTVEQQVLESNPVLEAFGNAKTVRNNNSSRFGKFVEIQFDKHGRISGAAIRTYLLERSRVCQVSDPERNYHCFYLLCAAPQEEIEKYKLGNPRSFHYLNQSNCYELVDVSDAHDYLATRRAMDVVGISAKEQEAIFRVVAAILHLGNIEFTKGKEVDSSIPKDDKAKFHLKMTSELLMCDNAGLEDALCKRVMITPEEVIKRSLDPQSAAVSRDGLAKTIYSRLFDWLVDKINVSIGQDPNSKSLIGVLDIYGFESFKANSFEQFCINFTNEKLQQHFNQHVFKMEQEEYTKEEIDWSYIEFVDNQDVLDLIEKKPGGIVALLDEACMFPKSTHETFANKLYQTFKTHKRFIKPKLSRTDFTIAHYAGEVLYQSDQFLDKNKDYVVPEHQDLLGASKCSFVAGLFPPLKEESAKSSKFSSIGSRFKLQLQQLMETLNSTEPHYIRCVKPNNLLKPAIFENVNIMQQLRCGGVLEAIRISCAGYPTRRAFFEFINRFGILAQESLEGNYDEKTVCKKILEKQGLKGFQIGKTKVFLRAGQMAELDARRAEVLSNAAKTIQRRTRTHIARKQFIALRKATIYVQSRWRGKLACKLFKNLKREAAAVKIQKSARRFHARKAYKRLQASVLYVQTGLRAMAARNEFRFRKQTKAAIIIQARWRCHKAASYYKKLQRGSIVAQCRWRGKIARKELRKLKLAARETGALKEAKDKLEKKVEELTWRIQLEKRLRTDLEEAKAQEIGKLQNSLQELQTKVDETNSLLVKEREAAKKAVEEAPPVIQETQVLVEDTKKIDDLTAEVESLKTSLEAEKNRADESEKKCSEVEQSREEQRKKLEDTEKKAHQLQESLTRLEEKLSNLESENQVLRQQALSMAPNKILSGRSRSILQRGAESGHYGGEGRTPLDLHSPSINQRDSEVEDKPQKSLNDKQQENQDLLIRCIAQHLGFAGNRPIAACIIYKCLLQWRSFEVERTSVFDKIIQTIGHAIESQDNNDVLAYWLSNASTLLLLLQRTLKASGAAGMAPQRRRSSSATIFGRMTQSFRGAPQGVNLSLINGGTSGGVDTLRQVEAKYPALLFKQQLTAYVEKIYGMIRDNLKKEISPLLGLCIQAPRTSRASLVKGSSRSVANTEAQRALIAHWQGIVKSLGNFLNTLKANHVPPFLVRKVFIQIFSFINVQLFNSLLLRRECCSFSNGEYVKAGLSELEHWCYKATDEYAGSAWDELKHIRQAIGFLVIHQKPKKTLDEISHDLCPVLSIQQLYRISTMYWDDKYGTHSVSPDVISNMRVLMTEDSNHAISNSFLLDDDSSIPFSVDDLSKSMEQIDIGDIEPPPLIRENSGFSFLLPRTD; from the exons aTGCAGGGTACTCCAGTTAACATTATTGTAGGTTCTCATGTCTGGATCGAAGATCCAGAAGTTGCTTGGCTCGATGGACAGGTGTCCAAGATTACAGGACAGGAAGCTGAGATCCAAGCCAGCAATGGAAAAAAA GTTGTTGcaaaattatccaaaatatACCCCAAAGATATGGAAGCTCCAGCTGGTGGCGTTGATGACATGACAAAGCTATCTTACTTGCATGAGCCTGGAGTtctacaaaatttaaaaatacgaTACGAACTCAATGAAATCTAT ACATACACTGGCAATATTCTTATTGCTATTAATCCATTCCAAAGATTGCCTCATCTTTATGATGGTCACATGATGCAACAATACAAAGGAGCGCCATTTGGAGAACTGAGTCCTCATGTTTTTGCTGTTGCTGATGTTGCATACAG GGCAATGATTAATGAGGGTAAAAGCAATTCAATTCTGGTCAGTGGTGAAAGTGGAGCAGGGAAGACTGAAACCACAAAAATGCTCATGAGGTACCTTGCATTTTTAGGTGGCCGGGCGGCCACTGAAGGACGAACAGTTGAGCAACAAGTGCTTGAG TCAAATCCAGTGCTCGAAGCTTTTGGAAATGCTAAAACCGTCAGAAATAACAATTCCAG TCGATTTGGTAAATTCGTTGAAATCCAGTTTGACAAGCATGGGAGAATCTCAGGAGCAGCTATCCGAACTTACCTCCTCGAGAGATCTCGTGTTTGCCAAGTTTCTGATCCTGAGCGCAACTATCATTGCTTTTATCTCCTTTGTGCTGCACCTCAGGAG GAAATTGAAAAATACAAGTTGGGAAATCCCAGGTCATTTCATTATCTAAATCAATCAAATTGCTATGAGCTGGTTGATGTAAGTGATGCTCATGACTATCTTGCAACTAGAAGAGCTATGGATGTTGTTGGAATAAGTGCGAAGGAGCAG GAAGCAATCTTTAGGGTTGTTGCTGCAATTCTTCATCTTGGAAACATTGAATTTACTAAGGGAAAAGAAGTTGATTCATCAATTCCAAAAGATGACAAGGCTAAGTTCCATCTTAAAATGACTTCAGAGCTTCTCAT GTGTGATAATGCTGGCCTTGAAGATGCATTATGTAAGCGTGTCATGATCACCCCTGAAGAAGTGATAAAACGTAGCTTGGATCCTCAAAGTGCAGCTGTTAGTCGTGATGGTTTGGCTAAAACTATATATTCTCGACTATTTGACTG GCTGGTTGATAAAATTAATGTCTCAATTGGACAAGATCCTAACTCAAAGTCCCTGATTGGGGTCCTTGATATCTATGGTTTTGAAAGCTTCAAAGCTAACAG TTTTGAGCAGTTCTGCATTAACTTCACAAACGAGAAGTTACAGCAACATTTCAATCAG CACGTTTTCAAAATGGAACAAGAAGAATATACAAAAGAAGAGATTGATTGGAGTTACATTGAGTTTGTCGACAACCAAGATGTGTTAGATCTTATTGAAAAg AAACCCGGTGGAATTGTGGCTCTCCTTGATGAAGCTTG CATGTTTCCAAAGTCAACACATGAGACATTTGCTAACAAACTCTATCAGACTTTCAAAACACATAAGCGGTTTATAAAGCCAAAACTTTCTCGAACAGATTTTACCATTGCTCATTATGCTGGAGAG GTTTTGTATCAATCTGATCAGTTTTTGGACAAAAACAAGGATTATGTAGTTCCTGAACATCAGGATTTGTTAGGTGCATCCAAATGTTCATTTGTTGCTGGTCTTTTCCCCCCTCTAAAAGAAGAATCTGCAAAATCTTCCAAGTTTTCTTCAATTGGATCTCGCTTTAAG CTACAACTACAACAGTTAATGGAGACACTAAATTCCACAGAACCTCACTACATCAGATGTGTGAAGCCAAACAACCTCTTGAAACCTGCCATATTTGAGAATGTCAACATTATGCAACAACTACGTTGTGGT GGTGTCTTAGAGGCAATCAGAATCAGCTGTGCTGGGTACCCTACTCGCCGTGCATTCTTTGAATTCATTAACCGATTTGGAATTTTAGCTCAAGAATCCTTAGAAGGAAA CTACGATGAAAAGACTGTTTGCAAAAAGATATTAGAAAAGCAGGGACTTAAAGGGTTTCAG ATAGGTAAGACAAAAGTATTCTTGAGGGCTGGTCAGATGGCTGAATTAGATGCTCGGAGAGCAGAGGTATTGAGTAATGCAGCAAAGACTATTCAACGGCGCACACGAACCCATATTGCTCGTAAACAGTTCATTGCATTACGAAAGGCAACCATATACGTGCAATCTAGATGGAGAG GAAAACTGGCATGCAAACTTTTCAAGAATTTGAAGAGAGAGGCAGCTGCTGTGAAAATTCAGAAAAGTGCTCGAAGATTTCATGCAAGAAAAGCCTACAAAAGACTACAGGCCTCAGTGCTTTATGTGCAAACTGGATTAAGGGCAATGGCAGCTAGGAATGAATTCAGATTTAGGAAGCAGACAAAGGCGGCAATTATCATTCAG GCTCGATGGCGTTGCCATAAAGCTGCGTCATACTATAAGAAACTTCAAAGAGGCTCAATAGTTGCACAATGTAGATGGAGGGGGAAAATTGCTAGAAAGGAACTTAGAAAACTCAAATTG GCTGCAAGGGAGACCGGTGCACTTAAAGAAGCAAAGGACAAGTTGGAAAAGAAAGTGGAGGAACTTACTTGGCGCATACAGTTAGAAAAACGCCTAAGG ACGGACCTGGAAGAGGCAAAAGCTCAGGAGATAGGAAAGTTACAAAATTCTTTGCAAGAACTGCAGACTAAAGTTGATGAAACTAACTCATTGCTCGTAAAGGAGCGAGAGGCTGCAAAGAAGGCTGTTGAAGAAGCACCTCCTGTTATTCAAGAAACCCAAGTTCTGGTTGAAGATACCAAGAAAATTGATGATTTGACAGCAGAAGTAGAAAGCTTAAAG ACCTCACTGGAGGCGGAGAAAAACAGAGCTGATGAATCTGAGAAAAAATGTAGTGAAGTAGAACAGTCTAGAGAAGAACAACGTAAAAAGTTAGAAGATACAGAGAAAAAAGCTCATCAGCTCCAGGAGTCATTGACCAG GCTAGAAGAGAAGCTTTCCAATTTGGAATCAGAGAATCAAGTTTTGCGCCAACAAGCTTTGTCTATGGCACCTAATAAAATCCTCTCAGGACGGTCTAGATCAATTCTTCAG AGAGGTGCTGAAAGTGGTCATTATGGAGGAGAAGGGAGGACACCTTTG GATCTACACAGCCCCTCTATTAACCAAAGGGATTCAGAAGTAGAGGATAAACCTCAAAAATCACTTAATGATAAACAGCAAGAGAATCAAGATTTGCTCATTAGATGTATTGCGCAGCACCTTGGCTTTGCAGGAAACAGGCCAATTGCTGCTTGTATCATCTACAAGTGTCTGCTTCAGTGGAGGTCGTTTGAAGTCGAACGCACCAGTGTGTTTGATAAGATAATTCAAACTATAGGCCATGCAATTGAG TCTCAGGATAACAATGATGTCTTGGCCTATTGGTTATCCAACGCTTCAACGCTTCTCTTACTGCTTCAACGTACATTGAAAGCAAGTGGTGCTGCTGGAATGGCTCCACAACGTCGAAGATCATCGTCAGCTACAATATTTGGGAGGATGACGCAA AGTTTCCGAGGAGCTCCACAAGGAGTCAATCTATCCTTAATCAATGGTGGAACAAGTGGTGGAGTGGACACTTTAAGGCAAGTTGAAGCGAAGTACCCTGCTTTGCTTTTCAAGCAGCAGCTGACAGCCTATGTAGAGAAAATTTATGGAATGATAAGAGATAATCTGAAGAAAGAAATTTCTCCATTGCTAGGATTGTGCATCCAG GCACCAAGAACATCAAGGGCAAGTTTGGTGAAGGGATCTTCTCGTTCTGTTGCCAACACCGAGGCCCAACGTGCCTTGATTGCTCACTGGCAAGGAATCGTGAAGAGCCTCGGAAACTTCTTAAACACCTTAAAAGCAAATCAT GTACCCCCATTTTTGGTTCGCAAAGTCTTCATacaaatattttctttcatCAACGTCCAACTGTTTAACAG TCTTCTATTACGACGAGAATGTTGTTCATTTAGCAATGGTGAATACGTCAAAGCTGGGCTGTCCGAATTAGAGCATTGGTGTTATAAAGCTACTGATGAG TATGCAGGTTCTGCTTGGGACGAGCTAAAGCATATTAGACAAGCGATCGGGTTTCTG GTTATTCATCAGAAGCCAAAGAAGACATTAGATGAAATAAGTCACGATCTGTGTCCG GTACTAAGTATACAGCAGCTGTATCGTATAAGTACGATGTACTGGGATGACAAATATGGCACCCATAGTGTTTCACCCGAT GTTATATCCAATATGAGAGTGTTAATGACCGAAGATTCAAACCATGCAATTAGCAATTCATTTCTATTGGACGACGATTCAAG CATTCCATTCTCAGTTGATGATTTATCAAAGTCTATGGAACAAATAGACATCGGAGATATCGAACCACCACCACTGATTCGGGAAAACTCGGGCTTTAGTTTCTTGTTACCACGAACAGACTAA